The Candidatus Limnocylindrales bacterium region ATTCGCTTCGCGACGATTCGCTGACGACGGCGGTCGGGCTGCTCAAGCGCGAGATGCGCGCGATGGACTCGCTGATTCTCCGCATCGCTGATGAGACGCGCGTGCCGGCGGGGTCGGCGCTGGCCGTCGATCGCGTGCGCTTTGCAGAGCGCATCACTGAGGAGATCCGTTCGCTCGCTAACGTTGCGATCCACAGCGGGGAGATCACGTCGATTCCGCAGGGCGGCATCGTCGTGCTCGCGACGGGGCCGCTCACGTCGCCGGCGCTTTCGGCCGAGCTCGCGACCTTCGTCGGCAGCACGCACCTGTATTTCTATGACGCGATTTCGCCGATCCTGACGGCCGATTCGATCGACATGGACATTGCGTTCCGCGCGGCACGCTGGGGAAAGGGCGGAGACGACTACATCAACTGCCCGCTCGACCGCGAGCAGTATGAGCGACTCGTCGATGAAATCCTCGCGGCCGACAAGATGCCGCTCAAGAGCTTCGAGCGCTGCATCCATTTCGAAGGCTGCATGCCGGTCGAAGAGATTGCGCGGCGCGGCCGCGACACGCTCGCGTTCGGACCGATGCGTCCGGTCGGACTCAACGACCCGCGCACCGGCCGCCGCGCGCATGCGGTCGTGCAGCTTCGACAGGACGATCGCGAAGGCCGCCTGTTCAGCATGGTCGGATTCCAGACCAAGATGACGTATCCGGAGCAGCGCCGCGTGTTCCGGATGATCCCCGGCCTGGCGAATGCGCAGTTCGTGCGGCTCGGCAGCCTTCACCGCAACACGTTCATCAATTCGCCGAAGGCGCTGCGGCCGACGTTGCAGACGCTCACGCGCGACGATCTTTTCGTGGCGGGCCAGCTCGTCGGTGTCGAAGGATACGTCGAATCGACGGCGACCGGGCTTCTTGCCGGGATCAATGCGGTGCGCCTTGCGCGCGGCGAGGCGCCGCACCATCCGCCGCCGACGACGTCGCTCGGTTCGCTGCTTGCGTACATTACCGACCGCCACAGGACCGACTTCCAGCCGATGAATGCGAACTACGGCCTGTTCCCGCCGCTTGCCGCGGCGGCGCGTCGGGGCGGGAAAAAGGCGGCACGCGGTCTCGAGAAGAAAGAGGCGATGGCGATGCGCGCGGACAATGATTTCCACGCGTGGTGGATGCCGGTGATTGCGCAGCACGAGGACGGCAGCGCAGACGCTGCGGCTTCCGGCGCCGGACGCGCGCACGACGGTCCCGGCGACGCCAGCACGATCGAAACTCCCGCGACGACGACCATCTGACGATGCGTCCGGCGCTCGAATCCGTCGTGCGCCAGGCCGCGCAGCCGTGGCAGAGCGCATTTGTGCTCGCCATCGAAGCGGCTCCGTCACCCGAGCACGCCGAATCTGCGTTCGAGCGGCTCGTCGAGACGGCCGGGCCCGAGCTGCTGCTGGCATGGCCGGCGGCCGAGCTCGAAGCGCTTGCGGTCGTCGTCGGCGCCAGTCCGTACTTCGCGCGCCAGCTCGTCTCCTCCGCCGAACGCTGGCCGGTGCTCGCGAAGTCGTACGAAAACCCGCCGCCGTCGCGCGAAGCGCTCGCCGATGCGGGCGGCGTCGCTGCGGACGACGACGCGGCAACGCTCGGCCGCAAGCTGCGCCGCATGGCCGCGGCCGAGATGTACCGCATCGGCGCGCGCGACCTGCTCGGGCTGGCAACGCTCGACGAGACGATCACGTCGCTGACCACGCTTGCCGACGTCGCGATCTCGATTGCCGTTGCGCAGTCGCGCGTGCTGCTCGTTCGCAGCGGCGGAGACGCACTCGGCGAGGACGGCCGGCCGCTCGGCTTCGTGGTGCTCGGGATGGGAAAGCTCGGAGGCTGCGAGCTCAACTTCAGCTCCGACGTCGACCTCGTCTACCTTTACGAATCCGACCGCGTCCAGGCGGGAAGCCGGCCAGCGCGCGAATTCTTCACGCATCTCGCATCGGCGGTGACGCGCGCGATCGGCGACGTCACGCAGGACGGCGTCGTGTTTCGCGTCGACCTCAGGCTGCGGCCCGAAGGCATCAACGGACTGCCCGTCAACCCGATCGGTGTCGCGCTCGATTACTACGAGGGGTGGGGCGACACGTGGGAGCGCGGGGCGCTGGCCAAGGCCCGGCCGGTTGCCGGCGATCTCGCCCTCGGCGAGCGCTTCCTGGCAGCGCTCGAGCCGTTCGTCTACCGGCGCCACCTCGACTTCGACACGATCGAAGACCTGCGCGGAATGAAAGACCGCATCGATGCCGAGCTCGCGCTCGAGAAGCCCGGCATCCGCAACGTGAAGATCGGCCGCGGCGGAATTCGTGAGCTCGAGTTCGTCGTGCAGGTGCTCCAGCTCATCCACGGCGGCCACGTTCGCGAAGTTCGCGGGGCGGGGACGCGCCGCG contains the following coding sequences:
- the trmFO gene encoding methylenetetrahydrofolate--tRNA-(uracil(54)-C(5))-methyltransferase (FADH(2)-oxidizing) TrmFO gives rise to the protein MTQRITIVGGGLAGSEAAWQIARRGLGVDLFEMRPHVSTEAHQTGMLAELVCSNSLRDDSLTTAVGLLKREMRAMDSLILRIADETRVPAGSALAVDRVRFAERITEEIRSLANVAIHSGEITSIPQGGIVVLATGPLTSPALSAELATFVGSTHLYFYDAISPILTADSIDMDIAFRAARWGKGGDDYINCPLDREQYERLVDEILAADKMPLKSFERCIHFEGCMPVEEIARRGRDTLAFGPMRPVGLNDPRTGRRAHAVVQLRQDDREGRLFSMVGFQTKMTYPEQRRVFRMIPGLANAQFVRLGSLHRNTFINSPKALRPTLQTLTRDDLFVAGQLVGVEGYVESTATGLLAGINAVRLARGEAPHHPPPTTSLGSLLAYITDRHRTDFQPMNANYGLFPPLAAAARRGGKKAARGLEKKEAMAMRADNDFHAWWMPVIAQHEDGSADAAASGAGRAHDGPGDASTIETPATTTI